In Pseudomonas sp. FP1742, the DNA window TCCGGGTCATCGCCCAGGTCGAGGTCGCATGGCAGCTCGAACTCTTCGTCGGACGCCAGTTGGCGGGCGATGTGAGCCTTGAGCAGCACCAGGGTGGATTCGATCGCTTCACGCTCGGTGTCGTCGGCGTAATGCGGCTCTTCGGCGAAGAGCGCGTCGATCCATTCGCGGTCGGGAACGCTTTCGGAACAGATCGACAGCGCGGTGAGGTAGCCGTGGGCGGCCACATAGTCCAGCGCCTCGTCATGCAGCTCGTCGGCGTCGAGGAAGACTTGCAGGCGGGTTAGTTGCTCAGCGAAGGACATTAAAGGGCTACCTTGGGGAATATACGATGCGGGAATTCTAGGCCTTCTTGAGCGCACAGGCCAGCCGCGCGGCATATTTGCCCTGTTGTGATGGAATCTGTGGCTGGGGCAATAGAAAACCCTGTGGGAGCGGGCTTGCTCGCGAAAGCGGTGTGCCAGGCAGCATTAATGTCGACTGACACACCGCTTTCGCGGGCAAGCCCGCTCCCACAGGGGGCCGCTGTGTATTGGCTTTCGTATGTCTTCTCAGTGGCGCCCTTTGCAGGGGAGGGCTCGGGTATACTCGCGCGTTTTGTGATGCCCTGCTGGCGTCACGGCTGAAATATGCAGCGTCATGCAATGCGCACTTACGATTTGTCTGTGCAGCTTTCGTGGTTCTGAACCAGCCTTGCAGGGATGTTTCGGTGATTTTTGGAGTTTTTATGCTCGAACAGGCTCAACGCGTCCTCAAGGACATCTTCGGCTACGACAGTTTCCGTGGCCGTCAGGGTGCAATCATTGAGCGCGTGGCCAGTGGCGGCGATGCCCTGGTGCTGATGCCTACCGGGGGCGGCAAGTCGCTGTGCTTCCAGGTACCGGCGCTGCTGCGCGAGGGCCTGGCGGTGGTGGTGTCACCGTTGATCGCGTTGATGGACGATCAGGTCGCCACCCTAGAAGAACTGGGGGTCGCCGCGGCATCGTTGAACTCCACTCTCAGCGCCGAGCAGCAGCGTGATCTTGCTGCACGGATCAAGCGCGGCGAGGTGAAAATGCTCTATCTCGCGCCTGAACGCCTGGTTCAGCCGCGCATGCTGGCCTTCCTGCAAAGCCTCGAAATCGCTCTGTTCGCCATTGACGAAGCGCACTGCGTGTCCCAATGGGGCCACGACTTCCGTCGCGAATACCTGCAACTGGGCCAGTTGGCGGAATTGTTCCCCAACGTCCCGCGCATTGCCCTGACCGCCACCGCTGACAAGCGTACCCGGGAAGAAATCGTCGATCGCCTGCATTTGCAGGATGCCGAGCGTTTCCTGTCGAGTTTCGACCGTCCCAACATTTTTTATCGCATCGTGCCCAAGGAACAGCCGCGCAAGCAGTTGCTGGCGTTCCTCGCCGAACGGCGCAGCGATGCCGGCATCGTCTACTGCCTGTCGCGCAAAAAGGTCGACGAAGTGGCGGTGTTCCTCAGTGAGCAAGGCTTCCCGGCGCTGCCGTACCACGCC includes these proteins:
- a CDS encoding YecA family protein, whose translation is MSFAEQLTRLQVFLDADELHDEALDYVAAHGYLTALSICSESVPDREWIDALFAEEPHYADDTEREAIESTLVLLKAHIARQLASDEEFELPCDLDLGDDPDDSDLRGWCIGFMEGVFLREAAWFETAEDEVSEMLLPIMVGSGLFDEQPEFSDIAADANLMDDMIVQIPEALTALYLLCNAPDEKPAILKPRHH